The Niabella beijingensis genomic interval TGTTTATCTCAGGGCGCTGAATATTGAACCTCCGTTCTTCTGGGAACGTGGATAATGAACCAGGATAAGCACCTTAGGGTGCTTATTTCTTTTTCAGGTTTTCCAGTTGTTTTTCTACGATCGCATGAACGCTTTTCTTCAGGGTTTCGGGCTCAAGGATCCGCGCATAATCGCCAAAACTCAGGAACCAGCGGGCAAAATCACTTTCGGGGTAGCGGCTCATAAAGGTCATCTCAATACCTTCTTCCGTGATCTTTTCTTCCGTAAATCCATGATAATTCTTATTCCATTGCAGGTGACCGGCAACCTTGGGATGGACTACGATACGCACTTTTGTACGGGGAAAATCCTGGCGTTGCTTTAAAAACTCCTGAAGCTCCGGATGTTCTTTTATAAAAGGGGTTGTTGTTTTTTTGATCCCCTGGATCCGGTCGGTACGGAACCGCCTGTAATCCTTCCTGAGATGGCAGTACGCCATAAGATACCAGAATTCATTTTCATGAAACACACCTACCGGCTCTATGATGCGCCGCTCCGGCTGACTGGATTCCAGTTTTTTGTACATCACTTCTACCTGCACTTTTTGGGCAAGACTGTCGAACAATACCGATAAGGCTTCCGGTACTTTCTCATTAAAGATGCTCTGTCCCTGCCGTACCAGCACCTGTCCTTCAATGCTTGAGATCCAGTCTTTATCGGCCATACGCAGGACGGCCTTCATCTTGGTGATCGCGGAAGCAAAATGATCCCCCATCCGTTTGTCAATGAATTTCTGCATCAGCTTTTCGGCCGCCACAAAGCTGGAAGCCTCTTCGCGGGTAAACATTACCGGCGGCAACCGGTATCCTTCCACCAGTTCATAGCCGATACCTGCCTCGCTTGAGATCGGCACCCCTGCTGTCTGCAGGCTGCGGATATCCCGGTAGATCGTACGCAAACTTACATTAAAACGATCTGCCAGGTCCTGCGCCTTAACAATACGCTTTGATTGCAGCTGTATCAGTATCGCAACGATCCGGTCAAATTTATTGATAGTATCAAATGACATAATTATTCTTTATAAACCAAGGGCGGCGGCTCTTCAAACGGCCGGCATCCTATGCGTGCAGTACTTCCTGGATGTGTTTCTTCATATTGGTGGTGATCTGCTCCAGGGGCAGGTCATCCGGATCCGTTCCAAATGGATTCTCTATCGATTCTGCGATCAGTTCTAATGACGCCAGCACATAAAAAATAAAAGGTACCGCTGCGATTACAAAATAGCCCATCGAAAATACAAAACCGATCGGCAGCGTCATCACATATACTACAATAAATTTTTTGATAAAGGAGCTGTAGGAGTACGGAATCGGCGTATTCTTGATCCGTTCGCAAGCCCCGCCTACATCGGTAAGCGACTGTATTTCATTATTCAGTACGATCAGCTGATCTCCGGTGATCTTTTCCTCCCGGTACAACTCATTTACATACCGGAAGATCATCGAAGCCACCTGGTTGGGACCATGTTTTTTTTCAAAGTCCAGTTCCGGATGATCGGCCTGATCCAGCATAAAAGTGGTGTAGTCCGACCGTAAAAACCCGAACAGGGTCTGCGGGAATAACGGGATCGATTTCCGGAAAAAATGCCTGCTTTGCTTATCGTCTTTGGGAAGGAAGGCATCCAGTTTTATTGCCAGCGACCGGCATACATTGGTAAGTGTTCCCCATTGGCGCCGCGCTTCCCACCACCGATCGTATGCTGTATTGGTACGAAAAACCAGCAACAGCGAAAGTGCAAAACCAAGCAGGTTATGCACCATATTAATGTTCTTCAGCCAGCTTTTTTCAGATAGTTTCAGGTATTCCAGTTCCAGATAGGCAATGCCCCAGGAAAACAGACCGGTCAGTAACAGGTAAGGGAACAGTTTCCGGAAGGTATCCGATTTATGTATAAAGAAAACCGACTTGAACCATTCCTTCGAATTATAAACCATCATATATAAATGCTTAAAATAATCAACGGGTGTAAGGTGTTGTGCAAAATACACAGATCCCGGGAGAATCAGCACAGTTCCGGGCTTCTGTTTCCTGTCACATGCGTACGATGACTGCTGTCTTTAATCGGGATCTTCCCCTATAGGCTTTTGCCGGCTGTTCACCCCGACCAGCACCAGACAGCCCAGCAAGGCCGCCAGCACAGAAGCCACCAGAATGGCGAGCTTGGCTTCTGCAATCAACGCCGGATCTTCAAAGGAAAGCAGGCTTATGAAAATAGACATAGTAAACCCGATACCCGCCAGCAGACCCAATCCGGTCATGTGTAACCAGGTAGCCTGCCGCGGCAGCTTCCCGATGCGCAGCCGCACTCCCAGCCAGGTAGACAGGAGAATACCGGCACATTTTCCTGCGATCAGACCGACAATAATACCAAGCCCCAGCGGCTCCAGCAAGCCATTCAGCATGGATGATTCAAACCGGATATTGGTGTTGGCCAGTGCGAACAGCGGTATGATAAAAAAATTGACCGGCTTTGTAAGTGCATGCTCCAGTTTTTCCAGCGGTGATTGGGTAGCGTCCGGCGTTGTGGGCAGCGTCATGGCAACCAGAACCCCGGCAATGGTGGCATGAATACCGGAATGATGTACAAAATACCATACAAAAACACC includes:
- a CDS encoding bestrophin family protein — its product is MMVYNSKEWFKSVFFIHKSDTFRKLFPYLLLTGLFSWGIAYLELEYLKLSEKSWLKNINMVHNLLGFALSLLLVFRTNTAYDRWWEARRQWGTLTNVCRSLAIKLDAFLPKDDKQSRHFFRKSIPLFPQTLFGFLRSDYTTFMLDQADHPELDFEKKHGPNQVASMIFRYVNELYREEKITGDQLIVLNNEIQSLTDVGGACERIKNTPIPYSYSSFIKKFIVVYVMTLPIGFVFSMGYFVIAAVPFIFYVLASLELIAESIENPFGTDPDDLPLEQITTNMKKHIQEVLHA
- a CDS encoding helix-turn-helix transcriptional regulator, whose amino-acid sequence is MSFDTINKFDRIVAILIQLQSKRIVKAQDLADRFNVSLRTIYRDIRSLQTAGVPISSEAGIGYELVEGYRLPPVMFTREEASSFVAAEKLMQKFIDKRMGDHFASAITKMKAVLRMADKDWISSIEGQVLVRQGQSIFNEKVPEALSVLFDSLAQKVQVEVMYKKLESSQPERRIIEPVGVFHENEFWYLMAYCHLRKDYRRFRTDRIQGIKKTTTPFIKEHPELQEFLKQRQDFPRTKVRIVVHPKVAGHLQWNKNYHGFTEEKITEEGIEMTFMSRYPESDFARWFLSFGDYARILEPETLKKSVHAIVEKQLENLKKK